In Candidatus Obscuribacterales bacterium, one DNA window encodes the following:
- a CDS encoding branched-chain amino acid ABC transporter permease, producing MEGYIVSLIIFTAILAIFGLGLNLQWGFTGLINFGHVAFMTLGAYTTALLSSIDIPWLPLPLQIFGAVILGATLAATLGLLIGFSTLRLREDYLAIVTIGVSEIVRLIALNEEWLTRGSFGIQRYPLPLGQFSPNLPTRLGMIAILLLVIGIAYSSLWRWMGQQLQSISRSQLVTSLVPILGYLVSLSILIVGIGLGARSLKAAANLPSWVLGLGLLSAIVGTSLLYAWLAKRFLMPLAARTTALSLVWVSILSLLGGWLTAIAAIALYHYDRNPTKNGLMWIAVLLVALIYQALQALVRSPWGRILKAIREDEFVARALGKNVFWYKLQAFMLGGFIAGLAGALYAWQLTVVYPDNFQPLLTFNAWTIVVLGGAGNNLGTILGAAIFWAYQSVTRFILSDIIPLDDARLGAFRVMMIGLLLMVLMVWRPQGILGNKEELTLGR from the coding sequence ATGGAAGGATACATCGTTTCGCTCATTATCTTTACCGCTATCCTCGCTATTTTTGGGCTAGGGCTCAATCTACAGTGGGGATTTACGGGGCTGATTAACTTCGGCCATGTCGCCTTTATGACCCTAGGAGCCTACACCACGGCACTGCTAAGCTCCATTGACATTCCATGGCTACCGCTCCCCCTACAGATTTTCGGAGCCGTCATCCTGGGCGCAACCCTAGCCGCCACCCTAGGACTGTTGATTGGCTTCTCCACCCTGCGTCTGCGGGAAGACTATCTGGCCATTGTCACCATCGGTGTTTCAGAAATTGTGCGCCTGATCGCCCTCAATGAAGAATGGCTGACCCGAGGATCCTTCGGCATCCAGCGCTATCCCCTACCCCTAGGGCAGTTTAGCCCCAACCTTCCTACCCGACTGGGCATGATCGCCATTCTTCTCTTGGTGATCGGTATCGCCTACAGCAGCCTTTGGAGATGGATGGGACAGCAGCTTCAATCGATCTCGCGATCGCAGCTCGTCACCAGCCTAGTGCCGATTTTGGGGTACCTCGTATCGCTCAGTATCCTGATCGTGGGAATTGGCCTGGGGGCGCGATCGCTGAAGGCCGCCGCTAACCTACCCAGTTGGGTATTAGGTTTAGGGCTGCTATCTGCCATCGTGGGCACCAGCCTGCTCTATGCCTGGCTAGCCAAGCGCTTCCTCATGCCCCTAGCCGCTAGAACAACCGCCCTATCCTTAGTGTGGGTGTCCATCCTCTCGCTCTTGGGCGGATGGTTGACCGCCATTGCCGCGATCGCCCTTTATCACTACGATCGCAACCCCACTAAAAATGGACTCATGTGGATCGCCGTCCTGCTGGTCGCCCTGATCTACCAGGCACTACAGGCCCTCGTGCGATCGCCCTGGGGACGCATCCTCAAAGCCATCCGAGAAGACGAGTTCGTGGCCCGCGCCCTAGGCAAAAATGTGTTTTGGTATAAGCTGCAAGCCTTCATGCTAGGCGGTTTTATTGCCGGACTGGCCGGCGCGCTCTATGCCTGGCAACTCACCGTCGTCTATCCCGACAACTTCCAACCCCTACTCACCTTCAATGCCTGGACGATCGTCGTCCTTGGGGGCGCTGGCAACAACCTCGGCACCATTTTGGGAGCCGCCATCTTCTGGGCCTACCAAAGCGTGACCCGCTTCATCTTGTCTGACATTATTCCCCTCGATGATGCCCGTCTGGGTGCCTTCCGGGTGATGATGATTGGCCTCCTGCTGATGGTGCTGATGGTCTGGCGACCCCAGGGGATTTTAGGCAACAAGGAGGAGCTGACCCTTGGTCGATAA
- a CDS encoding glucose-6-phosphate isomerase — protein MDAIALWQRYQDWLYYHSGLGLYLDISRMQFDDAFVEEMRPRFEQAFADQVALEGGAIANPDEDRMVGHYWLRNPDLAPTPELKQDIVETLEQIKTVVHKIHTGELHPPQGGKFTDVLSVGIGGSALGPQFVAEALADPNPPLRMHFIDNTDPTGIDRVLERLGDRLISTLVITTSKSGGTPETRNGMMEVHHAYQARGLEFSRYAIAVTGHGSTLDQVAKSEGWLAMFPMHDWVGGRTSEMSAVGLLPAALQGIDIQAMLDGAAEMDVATRVPTLENNPAALLALSWYHAGNGKGDKDMVMLPYKDSLLLFSRYLQQLVMESLGKATDLDGNTVHQGIAVYGNKGSTDQHAYVQQLRDGVPNFFVTFIEVLGDRSGPSIEVEPGVTSGDYLSGLLQGTRQALFENQRDSITVTIPAVTPRMVGALIALYERAVGIYASLVNINAYHQPGVEAGKKAAAGVLSLQQQVVKTLGAAKQPLSLKALADQVGAPDQVETIYRIVRHLHANQRGVVLKGDLARPSSLAIALE, from the coding sequence ATGGATGCGATCGCACTCTGGCAACGGTATCAAGATTGGTTGTACTACCACAGTGGTTTGGGGCTCTACCTCGATATCAGTCGGATGCAGTTTGATGATGCGTTTGTGGAGGAGATGCGTCCAAGGTTTGAACAGGCCTTTGCCGATCAGGTCGCTCTAGAGGGAGGAGCGATCGCCAACCCGGATGAAGATCGTATGGTGGGCCACTACTGGCTGCGCAATCCCGACCTCGCACCGACCCCTGAACTCAAGCAAGACATTGTTGAGACCCTAGAGCAGATCAAAACGGTTGTTCACAAAATTCATACCGGCGAACTGCATCCACCCCAGGGCGGCAAGTTTACCGATGTGCTCTCGGTGGGCATTGGTGGATCGGCCCTAGGGCCCCAGTTCGTCGCCGAGGCTTTAGCCGATCCCAACCCGCCGTTGCGGATGCACTTCATTGACAACACCGATCCCACCGGCATCGATCGCGTCTTGGAACGCTTGGGCGATCGCTTAATTTCCACCTTGGTGATCACCACCTCCAAATCAGGCGGAACGCCGGAAACCCGCAACGGCATGATGGAAGTTCACCATGCTTACCAGGCTCGGGGTCTAGAGTTTTCTCGCTATGCGATCGCCGTCACCGGCCATGGCAGCACCTTGGATCAGGTAGCCAAATCCGAAGGCTGGCTTGCCATGTTCCCCATGCATGACTGGGTGGGAGGACGCACGTCGGAAATGTCGGCCGTGGGGCTGTTGCCGGCGGCGCTCCAGGGCATTGATATCCAAGCTATGCTAGATGGCGCAGCGGAGATGGATGTTGCTACCCGAGTGCCGACGCTGGAGAACAATCCGGCGGCGCTTCTAGCCCTGAGTTGGTACCATGCCGGCAATGGAAAGGGCGATAAGGACATGGTGATGTTGCCCTATAAAGACAGTCTGCTGCTGTTTAGCCGCTACCTGCAGCAGTTGGTGATGGAATCCTTGGGCAAAGCCACCGACCTCGATGGCAATACGGTGCATCAAGGCATCGCGGTGTATGGCAACAAGGGGTCAACGGATCAGCACGCCTATGTGCAACAACTGCGGGATGGCGTTCCCAATTTCTTTGTCACCTTCATCGAAGTCTTGGGCGATCGCTCCGGCCCATCCATCGAGGTGGAACCGGGGGTGACCAGCGGTGACTATCTGTCGGGGCTGCTGCAAGGAACCCGTCAGGCCCTGTTTGAAAACCAGCGCGATTCCATTACGGTGACCATTCCTGCGGTAACACCTCGCATGGTGGGCGCTTTGATTGCTCTTTATGAACGCGCAGTGGGCATCTATGCTTCCTTGGTCAATATCAATGCCTATCATCAACCGGGCGTAGAAGCAGGCAAGAAAGCTGCCGCTGGTGTCCTCAGTTTGCAGCAGCAGGTGGTGAAAACTTTGGGCGCAGCCAAGCAACCCCTATCGCTCAAGGCCTTGGCCGATCAAGTGGGCGCTCCCGATCAAGTCGAGACGATCTACCGAATTGTGCGCCATCTCCATGCCAATCAGCGGGGAGTTGTGCTCAAGGGCGATTTGGCCCGTCCCAGTAGCTTGGCGATCGCTCTGGAGTAG
- a CDS encoding ABC transporter ATP-binding protein, translated as MVDNPSPQPMDPPSTDHPSTDRPAQRSQSDRTFDASLPPLLSAQDLCKSFGGVRAVDHASLEVPQGSIIGLIGPNGAGKTTLFNLLSNFTRPDSGDVMFNGTPIHPLPSHQIAQRGLVRTFQVARVLSRLSVLDNMLLATQKQTGEALLNVWTRSRQIAKEERLQRRHALEILDSVGLSHMAHQYAGSLSGGQRKLLEMARALMVNPKLILLDEPAAGVNPTLINQICTHIQQWNREGMTFLIIEHNMDVIMSLCDRVWVIAEGRNLATGTPTEIQTNPAVLEAYLGQ; from the coding sequence TTGGTCGATAATCCATCACCGCAACCCATGGATCCTCCATCCACTGATCATCCATCCACCGATCGCCCTGCCCAACGTTCCCAGAGCGATCGCACCTTTGATGCTAGCCTGCCGCCCCTGCTCTCCGCCCAGGATCTTTGCAAATCCTTTGGCGGTGTGCGGGCCGTGGATCATGCCTCTCTAGAGGTACCTCAGGGCAGCATTATTGGGCTGATTGGCCCCAACGGTGCGGGCAAAACCACCTTGTTTAATCTCTTGTCCAACTTCACACGCCCCGACAGCGGCGACGTGATGTTTAACGGCACCCCCATCCATCCCCTGCCCTCCCATCAAATTGCCCAGCGCGGACTAGTGCGCACCTTTCAAGTAGCACGGGTGCTATCTCGCCTATCCGTCCTCGACAATATGCTGCTGGCCACCCAAAAACAAACCGGCGAAGCGCTGCTGAATGTTTGGACGCGATCGCGACAAATTGCCAAAGAAGAACGCTTACAACGCCGCCACGCTCTAGAAATCCTAGACTCCGTAGGTCTCTCCCACATGGCCCATCAGTATGCCGGTTCCTTGTCCGGCGGGCAACGCAAGCTGTTGGAAATGGCCCGCGCTCTGATGGTCAATCCCAAGCTGATCCTCCTGGATGAACCAGCAGCCGGCGTCAATCCCACCCTGATTAATCAAATCTGCACCCACATTCAGCAGTGGAACCGGGAGGGCATGACATTTTTGATTATTGAACACAATATGGACGTAATCATGTCCCTGTGCGATCGCGTTTGGGTGATAGCAGAAGGGCGCAACCTGGCCACCGGCACCCCTACCGAAATCCAAACCAATCCAGCCGTCCTAGAAGCCTACCTTGGCCAATAG
- a CDS encoding ArsA-related P-loop ATPase, which yields MSFILTFLGKGGTGRSTMAIAAARRFAAQGQRTLLLGQDPSPGFATLLGHDVGTSPAAIAPNLSVVQLQTVHLLEQSWDELKRQEATYLRTPFFKAVYGQELGVLPGMDTALALNALREYDASGSYDVLVYDGTGDMATLRMLGMPEILSWYLRRFRTVLSESDLGKTLSPFVQPIAGAILNVDWSGDIFSSQPAG from the coding sequence ATGTCATTTATTTTGACGTTTTTAGGAAAAGGGGGCACAGGTCGCAGCACCATGGCGATCGCTGCTGCTCGTCGTTTTGCTGCTCAAGGGCAGCGCACGCTACTCTTGGGGCAAGACCCAAGTCCAGGATTTGCAACGCTACTGGGGCATGACGTCGGGACAAGTCCGGCAGCGATCGCCCCTAACTTGTCCGTAGTGCAGCTCCAGACCGTCCATTTGTTGGAGCAAAGCTGGGATGAACTCAAGCGCCAAGAGGCCACCTATCTGCGCACCCCATTTTTCAAGGCCGTCTATGGTCAAGAGCTGGGCGTGCTGCCGGGCATGGATACAGCCCTAGCTCTGAATGCTTTGCGGGAGTACGATGCTAGTGGTTCCTATGACGTCTTGGTCTACGACGGGACGGGGGATATGGCGACCCTGCGGATGCTGGGAATGCCGGAAATTTTGAGCTGGTACCTGCGCCGTTTCCGCACCGTTTTGAGTGAGTCGGATTTAGGTAAAACCCTTTCGCCGTTTGTGCAGCCCATTGCCGGAGCGATTTTGAATGTAGACTGGTCGGGAGATATTTTCTCCTCACAGCCAGCCGG
- a CDS encoding DUF2862 domain-containing protein has product MAILEVGQKVRLCRLRDRTSDDVVKRLGKTGVIEGFKMVDGSGVGLVVKFEDDQFSTWFFEDELEMA; this is encoded by the coding sequence ATGGCGATCTTAGAAGTAGGACAAAAGGTTCGGCTCTGTCGGCTGCGCGATCGGACGTCGGATGATGTGGTGAAGCGCTTGGGTAAAACGGGTGTGATCGAAGGCTTCAAAATGGTAGACGGCAGTGGTGTGGGGCTGGTCGTCAAGTTTGAAGATGATCAGTTTTCCACCTGGTTTTTTGAGGACGAGCTGGAGATGGCATGA
- the hisF gene encoding imidazole glycerol phosphate synthase subunit HisF yields the protein MKGINFVNLKDAGDPVELAQIYNQAGADELVFLDITATHEDRDIIFDVVYRTAEQVFIPLTVGGGIQSLESIKKLLRAGADKISINSSAVRDPDFINRASDRFGNQCIVVAIDARRRPDPTNPGWDVYIRGGRENTGLDAIAWAQDVAERGAGELLITSMDADGTQAGYDLELTRTIANAVQIPVIASGGAGTCAHIGEALTDGGAEAALLASLLHYGQLTISEIKEYLASQQIPVRH from the coding sequence GTGAAGGGGATCAATTTCGTCAACTTGAAGGATGCTGGGGATCCAGTGGAGCTGGCCCAGATCTACAACCAAGCTGGGGCCGACGAACTGGTCTTTTTAGACATCACCGCCACCCATGAAGATCGAGACATTATTTTTGACGTGGTCTATCGCACAGCGGAGCAAGTCTTCATTCCGCTAACGGTGGGCGGCGGTATCCAATCCTTAGAATCGATTAAAAAATTGTTAAGGGCGGGAGCCGACAAAATCAGCATTAACTCTTCTGCCGTGCGCGATCCAGACTTTATAAACCGAGCCAGCGATCGCTTCGGCAACCAATGCATCGTGGTGGCCATTGATGCCCGTCGTCGTCCCGATCCTACCAATCCTGGCTGGGATGTCTACATCAGGGGCGGTCGCGAGAATACAGGACTGGATGCGATCGCTTGGGCCCAAGATGTGGCTGAACGCGGCGCTGGCGAACTCTTAATTACCAGCATGGACGCCGACGGCACCCAGGCAGGCTATGACCTAGAGCTGACTCGCACCATTGCCAACGCCGTGCAAATTCCGGTGATTGCCTCTGGCGGAGCCGGCACCTGCGCCCATATTGGCGAAGCGTTGACGGATGGAGGAGCCGAGGCAGCTCTCTTAGCATCTCTACTGCACTATGGTCAACTCACCATTTCTGAGATTAAGGAGTATTTAGCCTCCCAACAGATTCCAGTACGACACTAA
- the msrA gene encoding peptide-methionine (S)-S-oxide reductase MsrA, translating into MNITPSTQTATFAAGCFWGVEASFRQLDGVVNTAVGYTGGHWLNPSYLDVCGGMTGHVEAVQIDYEPSCISYDRLLEVFWSIHDPTKLDREGPDKGPQYRSMIFVHSADQEQRAQASKQRIIQSGQYDRPLQTQIQPVSAFYMAEDAHQNYYAKKQAGQA; encoded by the coding sequence ATGAATATTACTCCATCCACACAGACTGCAACCTTTGCTGCTGGATGTTTTTGGGGCGTTGAAGCGTCGTTCCGCCAACTGGATGGCGTTGTGAACACAGCGGTGGGCTACACCGGTGGTCATTGGCTGAATCCCAGCTATCTAGATGTCTGTGGCGGCATGACTGGACATGTGGAAGCCGTGCAGATCGACTATGAGCCAAGCTGCATCAGCTACGATCGACTCCTGGAGGTGTTTTGGAGCATCCATGATCCCACCAAGCTTGATCGCGAGGGCCCTGACAAGGGCCCCCAGTATCGCTCTATGATTTTTGTCCATAGTGCTGATCAAGAACAGCGGGCCCAAGCCTCCAAACAGCGGATCATCCAGTCCGGTCAATACGATCGCCCGCTGCAAACTCAGATTCAGCCGGTTTCAGCCTTCTATATGGCAGAGGATGCTCATCAGAACTATTACGCTAAGAAACAGGCGGGCCAAGCATAA